The proteins below are encoded in one region of Gammaproteobacteria bacterium:
- a CDS encoding proton-conducting transporter membrane subunit: protein MTAMITNETLLMACIASPFALAALTVLFHRVPALRDALNLLTPFVAPAALLLLAGGPASLQLTQIVPGAGIAFAPEPVGLVFAGLVCVLWPVSMLYSLAYLYQNRAPRMTSFLVYYNLSIGCALAVAFAGNLLTLFIFYEVLTFCTYPLVTHSRSREALAAGRFYLAVLVGSSTLLLLAAMVWIYLAAGTLDFVPGGILDGRIGDEQVKWLLLLVVFGASKAAVMPLHGWLPRAMVAPVPVSALLHAVAVVKAGVFAIVKIILYIFGVDLLAGAGAGDWLVYIASFTIIAASVVALRQTSLKKMLAWSTIGQLSYILLGAALLKPAALLGAVLHLLAHGFGKITLFFAAGAIQTASGKTRLDEMRGIGRAMPWTMGLFTVAALVIVGLPPLAGFSSKWFLLEGSVAVGGYLPAAVLIAGSALSAAYLAPVIYRAFFVAEAPVADVRRPAARREAPTAMLIAMLLPALMCAVLFFAVDAVAGFTAAVPGFSAGDAGGAP from the coding sequence ATGACGGCGATGATCACAAACGAGACGCTGCTGATGGCGTGCATCGCAAGCCCGTTCGCGCTGGCGGCGCTGACGGTGCTGTTCCACCGCGTGCCCGCGCTGCGCGACGCGCTGAACCTGCTGACGCCTTTTGTCGCGCCGGCGGCGCTGCTGCTGCTGGCGGGCGGGCCGGCGTCGCTGCAACTGACGCAAATCGTGCCGGGCGCCGGCATCGCTTTCGCGCCGGAGCCGGTGGGGCTGGTTTTCGCCGGCCTCGTGTGCGTGCTGTGGCCGGTCAGCATGCTGTATTCGCTGGCGTATCTGTATCAGAACCGCGCGCCCAGGATGACTTCGTTTCTGGTGTATTACAACCTCTCCATCGGCTGCGCGCTGGCGGTGGCGTTTGCCGGCAACCTGCTGACGCTGTTCATCTTCTACGAGGTGCTGACTTTCTGCACCTACCCGCTGGTCACGCACAGCCGCAGCCGCGAGGCGCTGGCGGCGGGGCGGTTTTATCTGGCCGTTCTGGTCGGCTCCTCGACGCTGCTGCTGCTGGCGGCGATGGTGTGGATATACCTCGCCGCCGGCACGCTGGACTTCGTTCCCGGCGGCATTCTCGACGGGCGCATCGGCGATGAGCAGGTCAAGTGGCTGCTGCTGCTGGTGGTGTTCGGCGCGTCGAAGGCGGCGGTGATGCCGCTGCACGGCTGGCTGCCGCGCGCGATGGTCGCGCCGGTGCCGGTCAGCGCGCTGCTGCACGCGGTGGCGGTGGTCAAGGCCGGCGTCTTTGCGATTGTCAAGATCATCCTCTACATCTTCGGCGTTGATTTGCTGGCGGGCGCGGGGGCCGGCGACTGGCTGGTTTATATCGCCTCGTTCACAATCATCGCCGCGTCGGTTGTCGCGCTGCGCCAGACCAGCCTGAAAAAAATGCTGGCCTGGTCAACCATCGGCCAACTCTCCTACATTCTTCTCGGCGCCGCGCTGCTGAAGCCGGCGGCGCTGCTGGGCGCGGTGCTGCATCTGCTGGCGCACGGCTTCGGCAAGATTACGCTGTTTTTCGCGGCGGGCGCGATTCAGACGGCGAGCGGCAAGACCCGGCTGGATGAAATGCGCGGCATTGGCCGCGCGATGCCGTGGACGATGGGGCTGTTCACGGTCGCGGCGCTGGTGATTGTCGGGCTGCCGCCGCTGGCGGGTTTCAGCAGCAAGTGGTTTCTGCTGGAGGGGTCGGTCGCGGTCGGCGGCTACCTGCCGGCGGCGGTGCTGATTGCCGGCAGCGCGCTGAGCGCGGCATACCTGGCGCCGGTGATATACCGCGCTTTCTTTGTGGCCGAGGCGCCGGTGGCGGATGTGCGGCGGCCCGCGGCGCGGCGCGAGGCGCCGACGGCGATGCTGATTGCGATGCTGCTGCCGGCGCTGATGTGCGCGGTGCTGTTCTTCGCGGTGGACGCGGTGGCCGGGTTCACCGCGGCGGTGCCGGGGTTCTCCGCCGGAGATGCCGGAGGCGCGCCGTGA